The Halichoerus grypus chromosome 14, mHalGry1.hap1.1, whole genome shotgun sequence genome contains a region encoding:
- the LOC118535437 gene encoding nuclear pore-associated protein 1: protein MGNLLRKFLSLPRRRRLPGRCRPLVTPAFAAAHPGRDHPAVPALAPCPGHRPCQRHRGTLPASFHVEPKRRYPMPQAMCSPLGLLPLVNWRDPPKKPVLSACNSMMFGPSRTVRIPPPGRRSTVLRSLPEPVVEAVKPVPSNHQPPSWSKGMEEKVQEMPREGMEDFVETRGQDDGNRAPQSSGDIPLTSRPLETRGVLSSHQCSPAPVGQSPHPPGDSLGENTQISPVSSPSEGPVVTSSHGPADDVVPLRKPDTDAVRLSDPTPSCPLLQERLTKEVVAENQPIQSVPHLPGKETEGDKPTGISSKYSFPPVSATSRPCKRKISMPLFVPLPSPLPLQWGRGELPPPPKLPCIVIDKNLGTLKNTEGQRNKILEDGTEILAGCRATQPAPSSSLPPATHTFQVPVPTPDLADLSARPPIPSVPPSSPTENTDQETDPNSPPLSSSPTGKIPLKNGDTLHPVIAVTPISDHSTPPNTSTSLQPPSCKGESPTPACVDSPPLPVPSPDSPVFVQAITSKAVPSAITAKSSANLTSDGTSDSDVIDMDTTPPFHAIIFRSPPGPGVSSPSLSQGHCSSNQTQTAKVPVSTSPSTLVAAWPTPVLNQPFSPIITSQPTHGTLAGQHQTMWVFSTGSPIMSSGITTTAVVNTSANCNPHSDPNAMDTTPPSQAVIFQSPPQSRTSQFPFYNALPGSDNTPPGSSTAVAHNSTHLPAQSAITQTSISNYSAPGITSQPTFGNQNGQQAGNFYLLGNPVAPTQAIGPTAPVAQLPKGSIMQAGLAGSAFGSTVNYQTAFGYVTGVLPMAVSTTTGSAVATGMPSAGVSSSLLIPTIPGPPVFMGTAAPMDGGSFGFGVSVPGPAHSQASGALNYGAGQKGAPSTTSAPLFGPSQYNMAAAVGGASTVPVFGNMACSTLNPGTWGQPIQNTGGAVLGKDSTVPTVGGSSVPTTRKRTQGSSKQRKPAPGGRATTKEKRNVSRDVSAFPLNPSTKGQPAKNTGGARLGKDNTVPTVGGSSMPTTHKYTQGSSKQRKPAPGGRTTTTVNRHLSRGMYVSPLNLSTRGQSPQNMGGAIVGKNNAIPTVGGSSMPTTHKCTQGSSKQRKPAPGGRTTTTVKTGLSKDMCVSPLRNTCGSPGHTTSVVVASTSTNYIRQPTSSSHLSPSTSGPPAQHTGGVKERKIITPRTKKPGIPALHKRKRGPSDTKRGGRAGEVTTSMMVGLSVTSCHQNTRSLPSTNIGGAMGISTTSTMTGNTNGPPCTQTTWSAPNHSTDGSMGDSAMEF from the coding sequence ATGGGAAACTTGCTTCGTAAGTTTCTTTCCCTGCCCCGCCGCCGTCGCCTGCCAGGCCGTTGTCGCCCGCTGGTCACTCCTGCCTTTGCAGCCGCCCATCCTGGCCGGGACCACCCTGCTGTTCCTGCACTTGCCCCCTGCCCTGGGCACAGGCCATGCCAGCGGCATCGTGGGACTTTACCAGCTAGCTTTCACGTGGAGCCAAAGAGGCGGTATCCGATGCCTCAGGCCATGTGTTCCCCTCTGGGCCTCCTCCCCTTAGTGAACTGGAGGGACCCTCCGAAAAAACCTGTCCTGTCTGCTTGTAATTCCATGATGTTCGGACCCTCGAGAACTGTGAGGATCCCTCCTCCAGGGCGCAGATCGACCGTCCTGCGTTCACTACCTGAGCCCGTAGTCGAGGCTGTGAAGCCGGTACCATCCAATCACCAACCCCCTTCGTGGTCAAAGGGGATGGAGGAGAAGGTCCAAGAAATGCCCAGAGAAGGGATGGAGGATTTTGTAGAGACCAGAGGACAGGATGATGGGAACAGGGCCCCCCAGAGCAGTGGGGATATACCGTTGACATCCAGGCCCCTGGAGACCCGTGGAGTGCTCAGTTCCCACCAATGCAGCCCTGCACCTGTGGGCCAGTCTCCCCATCCCCCGGGAGACAGCTTGGGGGAAAACACTCAGATATCTCCGGTGAGCTCCCCCTCTGAAGGCCCTGTAGTCACCTCCTCACATGGCCCTGCTGACGATGTTGTTCCTCTTCGGAAGCCAGATACAGATGCAGTAAGGCTCTCCGACCCAACCCCGAGCTGCCCCTTGCTGCAGGAGAGATTAACAAAGGAAGTGGTGGCTGAAAACCAGCCTATCCAGAGCGTACCACACTTaccagggaaggagacagagggtGATAAGCCTACAGGCATCTCATCAAAGTACTCTTTTCCACCAGTATCTGCCACCAGTAGGCCCTGCAAAAGGAAAATATCCATGCCGCTTTTTGTGCCTCTGCCATCACCATTACCACTGCAGTGGGGTAGAGGAGAGTTGCCCCCACCTCCTAAGCTTCCTTGCATAGTTATTGACAAAAACCTGGGCACCTTGAAGAATACCGAGGGTCAGAGGAATAAGATCCTGGAGGATGGAACAGAGATCCTGGCAGGCTGCCGGGCCACTCAACCTGCCCCTTCATCTTCCCTGCCACCAGCCACTCACACTTTCCAAGTCCCTGTTCCTACTCCTGACTTGGCTGACCTATCTGCCAGGCCCCCGATCCCGTCTGTTCCTCCATCTTCCCCAACAGAAAATACTGATCAGGAAACTGATCCTAACTCTCCTCCTCTTAGTTCCAGTCCCACTGGGAAAATTCCACTTAAGAATGGAGACACTCTGCATCCAGTCATCGCTGTAACACCTATTTCTGACCACTCCACACCTCCTAACACCTCAACCTCATTACAGCCGCCTTCCTGCAAAGGAGAATCCCCGACCCCTGCGTGTGTAGATTCTCCGCCTCTTCCAGTCCCTTCCCCAGATAGCCCTGTTTTTGTTCAGGCTATCACTTCAAAGGCAGTTCCTTCTGCCATCACAGCCAAGTCATCTGCAAATTTGACGTCTGATGGTACTTCAGATTCGGATGTCATTGACATGGACACTACTCCTCCTTTTCATGCTATCATTTTCAGATCTCCCCCAGGCCCCGGGGTAAGCTCTCCTTCATTATCCCAGGGCCATTGCAGTAGCAATCAGACACAGACTGCAAAGGTTCCAGTCTCCACCAGCCCATCAACATTGGTGGCCGCCTGGCCCACCCCAGTTCTTAATCAACCCTTCAGCCCCATCATCACCTCTCAGCCCACACATGGGACCCTTGCTGGGCAACATCAGACAATGTGGGTATTTTCCACTGGCTCACCCATCATGAGTTCTGGAATCACCACCACTGCAGTAGTCAACACCTCTGCAAACTGCAACCCTCACTCTGACCCTAATGCTATGGATACCACACCTCCTTCACAGGCCGTTATCTTTCAGTCTCCCCCTCAGTCCAGGACAAGCCAGTTCCCATTCTACAATGCACTTCCTGGTTCTGACAACACACCACCCGGTAGCAGCACTGCCGTGGCCCATAACTCTACCCATTTACCTGCACAGTCAGCCATCACACAGACCTCAATTTCTAACTACTCTGCCCCAGGAATCACCTCTCAGCCCACATTTGGGAACCAGAATGGGCAGCAGGCTGGCAATTTCTACCTGTTGGGAAACCCAGTAGCCCCAACACAAGCTATAGGCCCAACCGCTCCTGTAGCCCAGCTACCCAAAGGTAGCATAATGCAAGCAGGTCTTGCAGGCTCTGCATTTGGCTCTACTGTCAACTACCAGACGGCCTTTGGTTACGTGACAGGTGTTCTCCCTATGGCTGTATCTACCACTACTGGCTCTGCAGTTGCCACTGGGATGCCCAGTGCTGGGGTCAGTAGCTCACTGCTTATACCTACTATTCCGGGCCCACCTGTGTTTATGGGAACTGCAGCCCCCATGGACGGTGGGAGCTTTGGATTTGGGGTGTCCGTCCCAGGTCCCGCTCACTCACAGGCATCTGGAGCACTCAACTATGGGGCAGGACAGAAGGGGGCACCCAGCACCACTTCCGCTCCTCTTTTTGGTCCATCTCAATACAACATGGCTGCAGCTGTAGGAGGGGCAAGTACTGTCCCAGTATTTGGAAATATGGCCTGTTCCACTTTAAATCCAGGCACCTGGGGCCAGCCCATCCAAAACACGGGTGGTGCGGTACTGGGAAAAGACAGCACTGTTCCCACCGTTGGAGGCTCTAGCGTGCCCACTACCCGTAAGCGTACCCAGGGCTCATCCAAACAAAGAAAACCTGCTCCAGGTGGGAGAGCCACcaccaaggagaaaagaaatgtgtcAAGAGACGTGTCTGCTTTCCCCTTAAATCCGAGCACCAAGGGCCAACCCGCCAAAAACACAGGTGGTGCGCGACTGGGAAAAGACAACACTGTTCCCACCGTTGGAGGCTCTAGCATGCCCACTACCCATAAGTATACCCAGGGCTCATCCAAACAAAGAAAACCTGCTCCAGGTGGGAGAACCACCACCACGGTGAATAGACATTTGTCAAGAGGCATGTATGTGTCCCCCTTAAATCTGAGCACCAGGGGCCAATCCCCCCAAAACATGGGTGGTGCAATAGTTGGAAAGAACAATGCTATTCCCACCGTTGGAGGATCTAGCATGCCCACTACCCATAAGTGTACCCAGGGCTCATCCAAACAAAGAAAACCTGCTCCAGGTGGGAGAACCACCACCACAGTGAAGACAGGTTTGTCAAAAGACATGTGTGTCTCCCCTTTACGGAACACCTGCGGCTCACCGGGCCACACGACCTCTGTTGTAGTTGCAAGTACCAGCACCAACTATATCCGTCAACCCACTTCTAGTTCTCACCTCTCTCCAAGCACCTCGGGCCCACCTGCCCAGCATACGGGTGgtgtgaaggaaaggaaaatcatCACTCCCAGGACCAAAAAACCTGGTATTCCTGCTTTACATAAGCGTAAACGTGGCCCATCTGATACAAAGAGAGGTGGTAGAGCTGGAGAAGTAACCACATCTATGATGGTAGGCCTCTCTGTCACCAGCTGCCATCAGAACACTCGGAGCCTACCTAGCACTAACATAGGTGGTGCTATGGGGATCAGCACCACATCTACTATGACTGGAAACACTAATGGTCCCCCATGCACACAGACCACATGGAGCGCCCCCAACCACAGCACTGATGGTTCAATGGGGGATAGCGCCATGGAATTTTAG